A stretch of the Metopolophium dirhodum isolate CAU chromosome 8, ASM1992520v1, whole genome shotgun sequence genome encodes the following:
- the LOC132950145 gene encoding centrosomal and chromosomal factor-like: MALNATTCYNKAVIAGYGSSYPSPLAASAGVPSSLMVAAAAGSAGGSPSSRSGSSGSSSGPSGYRVKDFNVPLHVDCSVEYEMPSSAKPPVGGKVEPLLMIHPSYYRKAESRTRSLFVNNMPAAASASSGRSRPSAAAAAAAAAAVGGVCGRPTIANAADGPPPAKKPYAGPAPGVTASTAAGVYGMVTGAVAAAAGASQWPPLGSSAEHQHHDGKRTLDMVQRQYQQHLQASLPPPMMTAALPTDKTHMTVPKGCSCCQAKLLKRKAQQPPSVPQQQQQPQQHHIHLHQQQLQQQHLPQPPHLQQQQQQHLHHHQQQQQQQQQQQQQQQQHHQHLHHQQQQQQHHHHQQQQQQQQQQQQQQQQHIHHHHHHQQQQQQQQQQQQQQQQQQHQEYHKSRQNEPPTPQLWGFNGTIAAVLRNEYGGKPTKTLGRITDPINNILTPTYMF; the protein is encoded by the exons ATGGCCCTAAACGCCACTACGTGTTACAACAAGGCGGTGATCGCGGGCTATGGGTCCTCGTACCCCAGCCCGCTGGCCGCCTCCGCCGGCGTTCCGTCCTCCCTGATGGTGGCCGCGGCCGCCGGATCCGCGGGCGGATCGCCGTCGTCCCGATCCGGATCGTCCGGGTCCAGCAGCGGGCCGTCCGGGTACCGCGTCAAGGATTTCAACGTGCCCCTGCACGTCGACTGTAGCGTCGAGTACGAAATGCCCAGTTCGGCCAAACCGCCGGTGGGCGGCAAGGTCGAGCCGCTGCTCATGATCCACCCGTCGTATTACCGGAAGGCCGAGAGCCGGACCCGCAGCCTGTTCGTCAACAACATGCCCGCCGCCGCGTCCGCGTCGTCCGGCCGGAGCAGACCCTCGGCAGCCGCAGCCGCAGCCGCCGCGGCCGCTGTCGGTGGCGTCTGCGGTAGACCTACCATCGCGAACGCCGCTGACGGACCGCCGCCCGCGAAAAAACCGTACGCCGGACCTGCGCCCGGAGTGACCGCGTCCACCGCGGCCGGCGTATACGGCATGGTCACCGGCGCCGTGGCCGCCGCCGCTGGCGCGTCCCAGTGGCCCCCGCTGGGCTCCAGCGCCGAGCACCAACACCACGACGGCAAACGCACCCTCGACATGGTGCAGCGGCAGTACCAGCAGCACCTGCAGGCCAGTCTGCCGCCGCCGATGATGACGGCCGCCTTGCCTACCGACAAAACACACATGACAG TGCCGAAAGGGTGTTCTTGCTGCCAGGCGAAATTATTAAAGCGCAAAGCCCAACAACCGCCGTCGGtgccacaacaacaacaacaaccacaGCAACACCATATCCACCTTCACCAACAACAACTACAACAACAACACCTGCCGCAACCACCTCatttacaacaacaacaacaacaacacctCCATCAccaccagcagcagcagcagcagcagcaacagcagcaacaacaacagcagcaacacCATCAACACCTTCATCatcagcaacagcagcagcaacaccATCATCaccaacaacagcagcagcagcagcagcaacaacaacagcagcagcagcagcacatACATCACCATCATCACcaccaacagcagcagcagcagcaacaacaacaacaacagcagcaacagcaacaacaacaccAAGAGTACCACAAGTCGAGGCAAAACGAACCGCCAACACCTCAGCTGTGGGGTTTCAACGGTACCATCGCCGCGGTGTTGCGCAACGAGTACGGTGGCAAGCCGACGAAAACGTTGGGGCGCATTACCGACCCGATCAACAACATCCTGACGCCCACGTATATGTTCTGA